The following proteins are co-located in the Brevibacillus laterosporus DSM 25 genome:
- a CDS encoding B3/4 domain-containing protein, with the protein MYITIDATLLEKLPGFSLGMIHYSGMSLSSSPKMLMGRMNYFIESLRIEHSLETMKNIPNLSYWRAGFKALGIDPSRYRPSSEALLRRILQGNPFHWVNSAVDINNFLSIMHFLPFGLYDVHKLQLPIRCQLGTENDVYSALNGRDVTMNGKIILADGNGAFGSPIVDSLRTSVSTDSTELLQIIFIPPNVSPNEQEKIIGSSARMIIEINGGEVVESAIVSTK; encoded by the coding sequence ATGTACATAACCATTGATGCCACTCTGTTAGAAAAGCTTCCGGGTTTTTCTTTGGGGATGATTCATTATTCGGGAATGTCACTTTCTAGTTCTCCTAAGATGCTAATGGGTCGTATGAATTATTTTATCGAATCTCTTCGAATAGAGCATTCTCTTGAAACCATGAAGAATATTCCTAATCTCAGCTACTGGCGTGCAGGGTTTAAAGCATTAGGTATTGACCCTAGTCGATATCGTCCTTCTTCTGAGGCATTGTTACGCCGAATTTTGCAAGGAAATCCTTTTCACTGGGTAAATTCGGCAGTGGATATCAATAACTTTTTGTCAATTATGCATTTTCTTCCTTTTGGTCTATATGATGTTCACAAGTTACAACTTCCGATACGTTGTCAATTAGGCACAGAAAATGATGTATATTCAGCCCTAAATGGACGGGATGTTACCATGAACGGAAAAATTATTTTAGCTGATGGAAATGGAGCCTTTGGGAGCCCTATTGTTGATTCTCTTCGAACCAGTGTATCAACAGACAGTACAGAGCTACTACAGATTATCTTTATTCCACCAAATGTATCACCAAATGAACAGGAAAAAATTATTGGTTCCTCTGCTAGAATGATTATCGAAATAAATGGCGGTGAAGTTGTGGAATCTGCTATTGTTTCAACAAAGTAA
- the rnhA gene encoding ribonuclease HI has product MKEVTIYTDGACSGNPGPGGWGAVLFYGEHKKEMSGSAEQTTNNRMELQAVIEALKILKEPCKVTIYSDSAYVVNCFQQRWHVGWVQRGWKNSKNQPVENQELWKELLSLMEIHQVDYVKVKGHADNEWNNRCDELATGAIKHR; this is encoded by the coding sequence ATGAAGGAAGTAACAATTTATACAGACGGAGCATGCTCGGGTAATCCTGGTCCAGGTGGTTGGGGTGCGGTTCTGTTTTATGGTGAGCATAAAAAAGAGATGTCAGGATCAGCTGAACAAACGACGAATAATCGAATGGAATTGCAGGCGGTTATCGAAGCTCTGAAGATTCTCAAGGAGCCCTGTAAAGTTACTATATATAGTGATAGTGCCTATGTTGTAAATTGCTTTCAACAGCGGTGGCATGTGGGTTGGGTGCAGCGAGGATGGAAAAATAGTAAAAACCAACCTGTAGAGAATCAGGAGCTATGGAAAGAGCTTCTGTCACTCATGGAAATACACCAGGTCGATTATGTAAAAGTAAAGGGTCATGCTGACAATGAATGGAATAATCGTTGTGATGAATTGGCCACAGGAGCGATTAAACACCGGTGA
- the queG gene encoding tRNA epoxyqueuosine(34) reductase QueG, translating to MKPSLLDTTYWQQIKETIQRYAAEIGIDKIGFTSADPFLELKDRLIVHREKGYESGFEEKDIDKRVYPELTLEGARSIIAIAIAYPSKMTNFPKSEPEAYRGILARSAWGLDYHHVLRDKLNQLADFIQTLEPDARLESMVDTGVLSDRAVAERAGIGWVGKNCSIITPEFGSYVYLGEMITNLPLPSDQPMEDQCGECTLCLDTCPTQALVQGGQLNSQRCVAFLTQVKNEIPEEFREKIGNRLYGCDTCQTICPKNKGMNFTHHPETLPDPELVKPLLKPLLTIGNKEFKTRFGTSSAAWRGKKPIQRNAILGLAHFRDKSAVPDLIELLNKDSRPVIRGTSAWALGRIGGELAMDALELANLKEQDESVMQEIQKALKKH from the coding sequence GTGAAGCCATCTCTTCTAGACACAACATATTGGCAACAAATAAAAGAAACCATTCAACGATATGCAGCAGAAATAGGCATTGATAAAATTGGATTTACCTCGGCAGATCCTTTTTTGGAATTAAAAGACAGACTGATAGTTCATCGTGAGAAAGGATATGAGTCAGGATTTGAAGAGAAGGATATTGATAAGCGTGTGTATCCTGAGCTTACTCTTGAGGGAGCACGTTCTATCATCGCTATTGCGATTGCCTATCCTTCCAAGATGACCAATTTTCCCAAATCAGAGCCTGAGGCGTATAGAGGAATTCTAGCACGCTCTGCATGGGGATTAGATTATCATCACGTTCTACGTGATAAATTGAACCAACTTGCTGATTTTATTCAAACGTTGGAACCAGATGCACGTTTAGAATCTATGGTAGATACGGGTGTCCTATCTGATCGGGCTGTGGCTGAAAGAGCGGGAATAGGATGGGTAGGGAAAAATTGCTCCATCATTACCCCGGAATTCGGCTCTTATGTCTATCTGGGAGAGATGATTACGAACCTTCCGCTACCATCGGATCAGCCAATGGAGGATCAGTGTGGAGAATGTACACTTTGTTTGGATACTTGCCCTACTCAAGCCTTAGTTCAAGGTGGACAACTAAATTCACAGAGATGTGTAGCTTTTCTAACTCAAGTGAAGAATGAAATCCCAGAAGAATTCCGAGAAAAAATAGGAAATAGATTATATGGTTGTGATACCTGTCAGACGATATGTCCTAAAAACAAAGGTATGAACTTTACACATCATCCAGAGACTTTACCAGACCCAGAGCTAGTAAAACCTTTGCTAAAGCCTTTACTTACAATTGGAAACAAAGAATTTAAGACGAGATTTGGAACATCTTCAGCTGCTTGGCGTGGTAAAAAGCCTATACAAAGAAATGCCATTTTAGGTTTAGCGCATTTTAGAGATAAGTCAGCAGTACCAGATTTAATCGAGCTTTTGAATAAAGATTCACGTCCAGTTATCCGAGGAACTTCTGCGTGGGCATTGGGGCGAATTGGTGGAGAGCTAGCAATGGACGCATTAGAATTAGCCAATCTCAAGGAACAAGATGAGTCTGTTATGCAAGAGATACAAAAAGCATTAAAAAAGCATTAA